Proteins encoded within one genomic window of Triticum aestivum cultivar Chinese Spring chromosome 2D, IWGSC CS RefSeq v2.1, whole genome shotgun sequence:
- the LOC123050660 gene encoding protein RALF-like 1, with amino-acid sequence MPPWAATPVLPLLLLLLLVQGRGGHGAITMATLDMDMDMGVEAAQMGSGAAAHGRLLWATGGGRRYISYDALRGDAVPCSRPGVPYYNCRVSTTANPYSRGCESITRCRDDDPS; translated from the coding sequence ATGCCTCCATGGGCGGCCACCCCCGTGCTGcccctcctcctgctgctgctcctcgTGCAGGGGAGAGGAGGCCACGGCGCCATCACCATGGCCACCCTGGACATGGACATGGACATGGGGGTGGAGGCAGCGCAGATGGGCTCGGGCGCGGCGGCGCACGGGCGGCTGCTGTGGGCGACCGGCGGCGGGCGGAGGTACATCAGCTACGACGCGCTGCGGGGGGACGCCGTGCCCTGCTCCCGGCCCGGCGTGCCCTACTACAACTGCCGCGTCAGCACCACCGCCAACCCCTACTCCCGCGGCTGCGAGTCCATCACCCGCTGCCGCGACGACGACCCTTCCTAG